One part of the Nymphaea colorata isolate Beijing-Zhang1983 chromosome 8, ASM883128v2, whole genome shotgun sequence genome encodes these proteins:
- the LOC116258440 gene encoding EIN3-binding F-box protein 2-like, translating into MNMAGREPAPRRKRARLMKRKGCEEDEGKSHENPFDRLPEECILKIFSCNPDPSDRWSCAAVSKKWLNLQAQMKRSDFKLEPPAPCRAATRFSRCLEGCSSVDTRLAAMVVAKFWRGKITSLSIRGDSLDYSSDPHGVLTDHGLRIVGSSFPYLKSLALWGCLRVTSRGLTSMAQGCGLLEKLDLCECPLLTDEGMVAVATLLTNLLTLSIDSCRNVGNGTLKAFGTHALRLESISIVGCPLVGDEGLPALGDLPNLKRLKLARVSSDLTVVLENVRHAKKLAVVSLEELPCALPNEQKQLIKDCGPLGSCVPRLREFGLQCFNLRSVSLCRCSLLDDNALVSLARGAAALESLALECCNRVSFYGLVQVLSNYSKSLKVLSLVKCKGIVEPLTWAAQVPAPSCTVLETLVIEHCPGIRDGFFQWLGRACWQLHELELIGLGAISDKGLLSLVLGCGQGSPGLDRVYMSGCTGLTDLSVFCIASVFGEELRSLGLVDCQGVSSRCMEVISACCPKLVDLDLSRCKITDDELVYLDRIHGLMGLNLKNCLSLSRKALDSFERTHFECDIVF; encoded by the coding sequence ATGAACATGGCCGGCAGGGAACCTGCTCCAAGGAGGAAGAGAGCCAGACTGATGAAGCGGAAGGGCTGCGAGGAAGACGAAGGAAAGAGCCATGAAAACCCATTCGACCGGCTGCCGGAGGAGTGCATCCTGAAGATATTCAGCTGCAACCCCGACCCATCCGATCGTTGGTCCTGCGCTGCGGTGTCAAAGAAATGGCTCAACCTGCAAGCCCAGATGAAGAGGTCAGACTTCAAGCTCGAGCCACCCGCCCCATGCAGGGCCGCCACCCGCTTCAGCAGGTGCTTGGAGGGCTGCAGTTCAGTGGACACGCGGCTGGCGGCCATGGTGGTGGCGAAGTTCTGGAGGGGAAAGATCACCAGCCTGAGCATCAGAGGGGACTCGCTGGACTACTCGTCCGATCCACACGGGGTGCTGACGGACCATGGGCTTCGGATCGTCGGTTCGAGTTTCCCTTACCTCAAGTCCCTGGCCTTGTGGGGATGTCTCCGGGTGACTTCCCGGGGACTTACCAGCATGGCACAGGGCTGCGGCCTACTGGAGAAGCTCGATCTCTGCGAGTGCCCCTTGCTCACAGACGAAGGCATGGTCGCAGTCGCTACTCTGTTAACTAATCTCCTCACGTTGAGTATCGACTCATGCAGAAACGTGGGGAACGGAACTCTCAAGGCCTTTGGGACACATGCCCTACGCCTGGAGTCCATTTCCATTGTGGGCTGCCCTCTTGTGGGGGATGAAGGCCTCCCTGCCCTTGGAGATTTGCCCAACTTGAAGAGGCTGAAGCTTGCGAGGGTCTCCTCAGATCTCACTGTGGTCCTTGAAAATGTGAGGCATGCAAAGAAACTGGCCGTCGTTTCACTGGAGGAACTTCCTTGTGCGCTGCCCAATGAGCAGAAGCAGCTCATAAAGGACTGTGGCCCTCTTGGATCGTGTGTACCTCGCCTTAGGGAATTTGGGTTGCAGTGCTTCAACCTTAGGAGCGTGTCCCTGTGCAGATGCAGTCTGCTTGATGACAATGCACTGGTGAGTCTAGCCAGAGGGGCAGCTGCCTTGGAGAGCCTGGCCCTAGAGTGCTGCAACAGGGTCTCTTTCTATGGGTTGGTGCAGGTGCTAAGCAATTACAGCAAGAGCCTTAAGGTCCTGTCTTTGGTCAAGTGCAAGGGAATTGTGGAACCATTGACTTGGGCTGCCCAAGTACCAGCACCTTCATGCACCGTGTTAGAAACCCTGGTGATCGAACACTGCCCGGGCATAAGAGATGGCTTCTTTCAGTGGCTTGGGAGGGCGTGTTGGCAGCTGCATGAACTGGAGCTCATTGGGCTGGGTGCCATATCTGATAAGGGTCTTCTGAGCCTCGTCCTGGGTTGTGGGCAGGGGAGCCCAGGCCTGGACAGGGTGTACATGAGTGGGTGCACTGGGCTCACGGATCTGTCTGTCTTCTGTATAGCGAGCGTGTTTGGGGAAGAGTTGAGGTCACTGGGTTTAGTGGACTGCCAAGGAGTTAGCAGTAGGTGCATGGAAGTCATTTCTGCCTGTTGCCCTAAGTTGGTGGACTTGGACCTCTCGAGGTGTAAGATTACAGACGATGAACTAGTTTATCTTGATAGGATTCATGGCTTGATGGGGTTGAACCTAAAGAACTGCCTTAGTTTGAGCAGAAAGGCCTTGGACTCCTTTGAGAGAACCCATTTTGAGTGTGATATAGTCTTTTAA